Proteins from one Chitinivibrionales bacterium genomic window:
- a CDS encoding DUF1722 domain-containing protein, protein MKIGISRCLLGDNVRYDGAHKLDRYLRDILGKFVEWVPVCPEVECGLSIPREAIRLVGTPEHYRLVTLKTQKDITVQMTEWAAIRLEQLAREDLCGYIFKTKSPSCGMRGVKVYTEKGMPSYRGSGIFARLFMERFLEIPVEDEGRLHDDNIRENFIERIFVFSRWKDFLYTNHTVGGLIAFHTNHKLLFMAHSPRHLRSLGRIVVEATKQHLEKSTDKYFHTMMEALKLIATVKKNVNVLMHCMGYFKKQLTPDEKKELAEVIEQYHSNLIPLIVPVTLIKHYARKYNESYLKRQYYLNPHPAELKLRNHV, encoded by the coding sequence ATGAAAATAGGAATCAGCCGATGTCTTTTGGGAGATAATGTTCGCTACGACGGCGCCCATAAACTCGACCGTTATCTCCGGGATATACTGGGAAAATTTGTGGAATGGGTGCCGGTATGTCCAGAGGTGGAATGCGGCCTCAGTATCCCCCGGGAAGCGATACGGCTTGTAGGGACGCCGGAACACTACCGGCTTGTGACCCTCAAAACCCAAAAAGATATTACGGTTCAGATGACCGAGTGGGCTGCGATTCGACTCGAACAGCTTGCCCGGGAAGATTTGTGCGGCTACATTTTTAAAACAAAATCGCCCAGCTGCGGGATGCGGGGAGTCAAGGTATATACCGAGAAAGGCATGCCCAGCTACCGGGGATCAGGCATCTTCGCCCGGCTTTTCATGGAGAGGTTTCTCGAAATCCCTGTTGAAGACGAAGGGCGGTTGCATGATGATAATATCAGAGAAAATTTTATCGAACGGATATTCGTATTCTCACGGTGGAAAGATTTCCTGTATACCAACCATACGGTGGGCGGGTTAATCGCATTCCATACCAATCATAAGCTGCTTTTTATGGCACACAGTCCCCGGCATCTTCGAAGTCTGGGAAGAATTGTTGTTGAGGCAACAAAGCAGCATCTGGAAAAATCAACCGACAAATATTTTCATACCATGATGGAGGCACTGAAACTCATTGCAACAGTCAAAAAAAATGTTAATGTGCTCATGCATTGTATGGGTTATTTCAAAAAACAGCTCACTCCTGATGAAAAAAAGGAACTTGCCGAGGTAATCGAACAGTATCATTCAAATCTCATACCCCTTATTGTTCCGGTTACCCTTATTAAACACTATGCCCGGAAATACAATGAGTCATATCTGAAACGACAATACTATCTTAACCCGCATCCGGCCGAATTGAAATTGAGGAATCATGTTTGA
- the uvsE gene encoding UV DNA damage repair endonuclease UvsE produces the protein MKIGYPCINRSVGCTANRTFRLRNYSEERLVEIVENNVHCLQKILEYNVEHSMLFFRISSDIIPFASHPVCTFDWQSRFKKEFAALGSFIKKHEIRISMHPDQFVIINAKDAGIVERSINELRYHAAVLDSLGLDRSAKIQIHIGGVYGNKEKSIYRFVQQYSQLEKSIKDRMVIENDDRQYSIRDCLEISSRTRVPVLLDVFHHAVFNNSEPIEEVLLYAEKTWSRGDGIPMIDYSSQQKDERRGKHVESIDIKDFKRFLALSSPVNFDCMLEIKNKERSAQKAIAAASKDSRFVSSPPPQQHR, from the coding sequence ATGAAAATAGGCTACCCCTGTATAAACCGTTCCGTAGGATGTACTGCAAACAGGACATTCAGGCTGAGGAACTATTCGGAAGAGCGTCTTGTGGAGATCGTGGAGAATAATGTCCACTGCCTTCAGAAAATTCTCGAGTACAATGTAGAGCATTCGATGCTCTTTTTCAGGATTTCATCGGATATCATTCCCTTTGCCTCTCATCCCGTATGCACCTTTGACTGGCAGAGCAGATTCAAAAAGGAATTTGCGGCTCTCGGTTCATTTATCAAAAAACATGAAATCCGCATCTCGATGCATCCCGATCAGTTTGTTATTATCAATGCCAAAGATGCCGGTATCGTGGAACGGAGTATTAACGAACTCCGGTATCATGCAGCGGTTCTGGATTCTCTTGGGCTCGACAGATCTGCAAAGATACAGATCCATATAGGCGGCGTTTACGGGAACAAAGAAAAAAGTATTTACCGTTTTGTTCAGCAGTACAGTCAGTTGGAGAAATCAATTAAAGACCGGATGGTGATTGAAAACGACGACCGTCAGTATTCCATAAGAGACTGTCTTGAGATCAGCAGCCGGACCAGAGTTCCGGTGCTCCTGGATGTGTTCCATCATGCGGTTTTTAATAACAGTGAACCCATAGAAGAGGTTCTATTGTATGCAGAAAAAACCTGGTCACGTGGTGATGGTATTCCCATGATCGATTACAGCTCTCAGCAAAAGGACGAACGGCGGGGAAAGCATGTAGAATCGATCGATATAAAAGATTTCAAACGCTTTTTAGCATTGTCGTCACCTGTCAATTTTGATTGCATGCTCGAAATAAAAAATAAAGAACGCAGTGCACAAAAAGCCATCGCTGCAGCATCAAAAGACAGCCGGTTTGTATCCTCTCCCCCACCCCAGCAGCACCGTTAA